tttctcctCTTAAAGTGCAACATAACAATCTAATTACTCATAGTTTTCTATTATGCTTTAAAAATTGCATCAATACTTATTTatgtgttatatatttaggATTTGctatgtattatttaaaaaataatctgGATTTAAAGACTTATTTAAGATTATAAATAGCTCAACAAATACGGGTTTAGTGCTAATTGTTGTTATAAACCATAGAAAAGGTgctcaaaatatattataaaattgtccAATaaggtatatttttaaattgaaGTACATAggaatacaaataaatttattggatatattaaaatggatcatgaataatttatattaaataaaaataatataaatttatgtatatgcaaTTAGAAAATGGCATAATGCAtcttaatttaaaaatactatattatatattataagaaacaagtatataaaaatgtaatttatcttattaaataactatttatataattttaagattatagtaataatggaatattgtttttttagaCTTATACagcatttaatttttagaaGGGTAATCATTAAAACataagatataaatatgttccTTTTCTATCttcaaacaaaatataaggaaatatgatttaaattcattataatagtatatctatttttgtaataaagCTATACATATGTTAGTAAGAACcgtattttttgtataaaattcatcatatatataattaatcaAAAGTGTACTAACTAGCCATCTATTTAAAGTAATTTAGTTAATTGACATAAAATAAGTGTAATATGCTTGAAGAAAGATAATTGCTATACACAGAACTTAAGTAAATAcagcatatattttatgcaatatatataaataatataatccCACATAATCTCCAAATTATAACGGAGTTTCATTATAATGAATAAGGACCtggtatataatttttttaaatacaacATGGTCTTCACATATGATTCATATGTTGAATcgcatataaattatattaattttcattttagtAACATTTGCATTAATACATTTTCTCtttaattcataaaatatattcgtAGTGTGATGTAATTAAAGGGATTGATGATTTAATTGAAGTGGAAGTGAAAGCGGAAGGAATAGAAACTATTCGTGATGAGTTATTTAACACGTATTGCCCTACCAACAAGGGGGGGAAAATGAGGCAACAGGGACAAGATGGGCATTGTATTGGTTATAGCGAAACAGTTATCTCtgcttttatatatttgcaaGAAACACTTAAGAGTAATTATAGTCCAGAAGAATTAGAGAGTGATAAACTTGCTCAATATGCTATTTTGTGGTTaagttataaaattaatcaaCATccgaataaaaaatttggaacaaatgatatttataataattttaaaaaatataattattggAATTTAAACCATAATAATTACAtagaacaaataaaaaaatatgtggaTATTAAAGATATGACTAAATTACATGaagcatttatattattatgtaaaatGTATACTGAATTTAACGATGAAACCAAAAATTGCACAAAATGTTCGCAAAAAGCTAGTGAATTTGTTAAAAGTTTTAAAGAACTTAATGACAATTCTAATCATATTGATGGAAGTTCATATAGTCAAATATTGTTAACATTATCAAAAgattatgataatttaaaaaataaatgtgatAATGGCCAATCTAGCAATTTTCCATCCCTTCCACCGATAAAACCAACAAAAAGTTCtacacaaaataatatagaagCTTCTGTACAACTTTCTGAATATAAACCATCAAGTTCTTCAGTAGAAAACGCATTAATTCCAGTTTTATCGATATTTGTTGCAATACCAGTTTTTTTGGGAATTGCTTATAAggtaaataataaggaatttataaatataatattaaaaattattttcattaaacaTATGCAAACTTTAACAAACATCATATGGTTcttaacattttatattagtattcattatttggatTTGATAAACAGCGTCATAGACAATATttaagagaaaaaataaaaaaaataaagaataaaatgGCCAGTTATGTATGATTCGAATAGTAGTGATTATTTCAGGAATAGTAATGATGATTGATACATGCTAAGAAAGTTTATATTTGGAAATAAGCAAATTTTTGGGTCtataagaatatttaaataatataatcaataaaatataaagttattatg
This genomic interval from Plasmodium chabaudi chabaudi strain AS genome assembly, chromosome: 11 contains the following:
- a CDS encoding CIR protein; this encodes MNKDLCDVIKGIDDLIEVEVKAEGIETIRDELFNTYCPTNKGGKMRQQGQDGHCIGYSETVISAFIYLQETLKSNYSPEELESDKLAQYAILWLSYKINQHPNKKFGTNDIYNNFKKYNYWNLNHNNYIEQIKKYVDIKDMTKLHEAFILLCKMYTEFNDETKNCTKCSQKASEFVKSFKELNDNSNHIDGSSYSQILLTLSKDYDNLKNKCDNGQSSNFPSLPPIKPTKSSTQNNIEASVQLSEYKPSSSSVENALIPVLSIFVAIPVFLGIAYKYSLFGFDKQRHRQYLREKIKKIKNKMASYV